A genomic window from Ischnura elegans chromosome 10, ioIscEleg1.1, whole genome shotgun sequence includes:
- the LOC124166845 gene encoding uncharacterized protein LOC124166845 codes for MSARNDLFSATEKKILYDLIEKYKCSIENKRTDSVQCKAKKKAWLAVRTNTSMDIAERELRARLEMMEEERNYLRRLYEMKIKRSLEKDKITKYRLRQAVAARKLAEAQLK; via the exons ATGTCGGCGCGAAATGATTTGTTTTCAGCtacggagaagaaaatattgtacgatttgattgaaaaatataaatgttccattgaaaacaagAGAACGGACAGCGTTCAATGCAAGGCGAAGAAGAAGGCGTGGCTAGCTGTACGGA CCAATACTTCCATGGACATTGCTGAGAGGGAGTTAAGGGCCAggttggaaatgatggaagaggagaggaactatttacgaagattgtatgaaatgaagataaaaagatccctggagaaggacaaaataacaaaatatagacTGAGGCAAGCTGTGGCCGCTAGAAAGCTGGCGGAAGCACAACTGAAATAG